One window from the genome of Candidatus Bathyarchaeota archaeon encodes:
- a CDS encoding AbrB/MazE/SpoVT family DNA-binding domain-containing protein: MAVVIDRYGRVLIPKEVRGRLGLKPNTALELIVKGGEIVLRPRSLDLEGRIDELSEYLMREAPEAFVNEPCGGDSKWLSRSYCLRKLGLSKE; this comes from the coding sequence TTGGCGGTAGTTATCGATAGGTACGGGAGAGTGCTTATACCCAAGGAGGTTAGGGGGAGGCTCGGGTTAAAGCCTAACACGGCCTTAGAGCTTATCGTTAAAGGGGGCGAAATAGTGCTTAGGCCGAGGAGCCTGGACCTAGAAGGGAGGATCGATGAGCTTTCCGAATATTTGATGCGGGAGGCACCTGAAGCCTTCGTCAACGAGCCCTGCGGAGGCGATTCTAAATGGCTTTCAAGGAGCTACTGCCTCAGAAAATTGGGCCTATCGAAGGAATAG